In a genomic window of Dyadobacter fermentans DSM 18053:
- a CDS encoding aconitate hydratase — protein sequence MAFDLDMIKGVYARMEERVEAARKIAGRPLTLAEKILYSHLWEGTATQAYERGKSYVDFAPDRVAMQDATAQMALLQFMQAGRPKVAVPSTVHCDHLIQAEVGAVQDLKNAVDKNKEVYDFLSSVSNKYGIGFWRAGAGIIHQVVLENYAFPGGMMIGTDSHTPNAGGLGMIAIGVGGADASDVMSGLAWELKMPRLIGVKLTGKLSGWTAAKDVILWVAGQLTVKGGTGYVVEYFGEGAESLSATGKGTICNMGAEIGATTSIFAYDEKSAAYLRATDRADVADAADKIKGHLRSDDEVYADPAAYYDQLLELDLSTLEPHINGPFTPDLAWPLSKFATAVKENGWPEVLSVGLIGSCTNSSYEDVSRAASLAKQAVDKKLQVTSEYTITPGSEQVRYTVERDGFLDTFEQIGGVVLANACGPCIGQWARHGAEKGEKNSIITSFNRNFSKRADGNPNTHSFVASPEIVTAMAIAGRLTFDPRVDKLVNTDGVEVLLDEPTGLELPTRGFAVEDAGYQAPAEDGSQVQVLISPTSDRLQLLEPFAEWEGTDLKGLKLLIKAKGKCTTDHISMAGPWLKYRGHLDNISNNMLIGAVNYYNEKTNTIKNQLNNQYAEVPAVQRDYKAHGIGTIVVGDENYGEGSSREHAAMEPRFLGVRAILTKSFARIHETNLKKQGMLALTFANTSDYDKIQEDDTIDILGLETFAEGQPLTIVLHHNDGTNEEFPVNHTYNAQQIEWFKAGSALNIIRKSVGAA from the coding sequence ATGGCGTTTGACTTAGATATGATCAAGGGCGTTTACGCCCGAATGGAAGAAAGAGTTGAAGCCGCCCGTAAAATTGCCGGGCGGCCTTTAACCCTCGCAGAAAAGATTTTATACTCCCATTTGTGGGAAGGAACGGCAACCCAGGCTTACGAGCGTGGGAAGTCTTATGTGGATTTCGCTCCGGACCGCGTTGCGATGCAGGATGCCACCGCTCAGATGGCGTTGTTGCAATTTATGCAGGCGGGCCGTCCGAAAGTAGCGGTTCCTTCTACCGTCCATTGCGATCACCTGATCCAGGCCGAAGTGGGCGCTGTGCAGGATTTGAAGAATGCCGTAGATAAAAATAAAGAGGTTTACGATTTCCTGTCGTCCGTATCCAACAAATACGGCATCGGCTTCTGGCGCGCAGGCGCGGGTATCATCCACCAGGTGGTACTCGAAAACTACGCATTCCCCGGCGGGATGATGATCGGTACCGATTCGCATACGCCTAATGCGGGCGGGCTCGGTATGATTGCCATCGGCGTTGGTGGTGCGGATGCGTCCGACGTAATGTCGGGACTGGCGTGGGAACTGAAAATGCCCCGCCTGATCGGAGTGAAGCTCACCGGTAAATTAAGCGGGTGGACAGCTGCGAAGGACGTGATCCTTTGGGTTGCCGGCCAACTTACCGTGAAAGGCGGAACGGGCTATGTGGTAGAGTATTTCGGCGAAGGAGCTGAAAGCTTATCCGCGACCGGAAAGGGCACCATTTGCAATATGGGCGCTGAAATCGGGGCAACGACGTCCATTTTTGCGTACGACGAGAAAAGTGCGGCGTACCTGAGAGCGACCGACCGTGCCGACGTGGCCGATGCTGCGGACAAAATCAAAGGACATCTTCGTTCCGATGATGAAGTGTATGCGGACCCGGCTGCTTACTATGATCAGCTTCTCGAACTGGACCTTTCCACGCTTGAACCGCACATTAACGGTCCATTTACGCCGGACCTGGCCTGGCCGCTTTCCAAATTCGCCACGGCGGTGAAAGAAAACGGATGGCCGGAGGTGCTTTCGGTCGGTTTGATCGGCTCGTGCACCAACTCTTCGTATGAGGACGTGAGCCGTGCCGCTTCGCTGGCCAAGCAGGCTGTTGATAAAAAATTGCAGGTAACTTCCGAATACACCATTACGCCCGGCTCCGAGCAGGTGCGCTATACGGTAGAGCGGGATGGTTTCCTGGATACTTTCGAGCAAATCGGAGGCGTGGTGCTGGCCAATGCCTGTGGGCCATGTATCGGTCAATGGGCGCGGCATGGCGCGGAAAAAGGGGAGAAGAACTCCATCATCACGTCATTCAACCGCAACTTCTCGAAACGGGCGGATGGCAACCCCAACACGCACTCTTTCGTGGCATCGCCTGAAATCGTGACGGCCATGGCCATTGCCGGGCGCCTGACGTTCGATCCACGCGTGGACAAGCTCGTCAACACCGACGGCGTGGAAGTGCTGCTCGACGAACCAACAGGTCTTGAACTGCCCACAAGAGGATTTGCCGTGGAAGATGCCGGTTACCAGGCTCCGGCCGAAGACGGAAGCCAGGTTCAGGTGCTCATTAGCCCCACTTCCGACCGTTTGCAGCTCCTCGAACCATTTGCTGAATGGGAAGGAACAGATCTGAAGGGTTTGAAACTGCTCATCAAAGCGAAAGGCAAGTGTACCACCGACCACATTTCCATGGCCGGCCCGTGGCTGAAATACCGCGGACACCTCGATAACATCTCGAACAACATGCTGATCGGCGCGGTGAACTATTACAACGAGAAAACCAACACGATCAAGAACCAGCTCAACAACCAGTATGCGGAAGTTCCGGCCGTCCAGCGCGACTATAAGGCGCACGGCATCGGTACGATCGTGGTTGGTGACGAAAACTACGGCGAAGGATCATCCCGCGAGCATGCCGCCATGGAGCCCCGCTTCCTGGGCGTACGCGCGATTTTGACCAAATCATTTGCCCGTATCCACGAAACCAACCTGAAAAAGCAGGGAATGCTGGCGCTGACGTTCGCAAACACATCGGATTACGACAAAATCCAGGAGGACGACACGATCGATATCCTGGGCCTTGAAACCTTTGCAGAAGGACAGCCGCTGACTATCGTGCTGCACCACAACGACGGTACCAACGAGGAATTCCCCGTGAACCATACCTACAATGCCCAGCAGATCGAATGGTTCAAAGCAGGTTCTGCATTGAACATCATCCGCAAGTCGGTTGGCGCCGCGTAG
- a CDS encoding bifunctional aconitate hydratase 2/2-methylisocitrate dehydratase has product MNIYQDYIKEIEERKTQGLHPKPIDSAELLGEIIAQIKDQANEYRDDSLKFFIYNTLPGTTSAAGVKARFLKEIILGESVVEEISPAFAFELLSHMKGGPSISVLLDLALGEDAEIAKQAADVLKTQVFLYDADTDRLKEAFKSGSEIAKEILESYAKAEFFTKLPEVPEEIKIVTFIAGEGDISTDLLSPGNQAHSRSDRELHGQCMITPKAQQEIKLLQEEHPDKSVMLIAEKGTMGVGSSRMSGVNNVALWTGKQASPYVPFVNIAPIVGGTNGISPIFLTTVDVTGGIGIDLKNWVKKTDEHGNVVRNENGDPVLEEVYSVATGTVLTINTKTKKLYNGEQELIDISKALTPQKKEFIRAGGSYAIVFGKKIQTVAAKILGIEPTPVFAPSKEISNEGQGLTAVEKIFNKNAVGVTPGKILHAGSDVRVEVNIVGSQDTTGLMTAQELESMAATVISPIVDGAYQSGCHTASVWDKKAQANIPKLMKFMNDFGLITARDPKGEYHSMTDVIHKVLNDITVDEWAIIIGGDSHTRMSKGVAFGADSGTVAIALATGEASMPIPESVKVTFKGSMKEHMDFRDVVHATQAQMLQQFGGENVFQGRIIEVHIGTLPADQAFTFTDWTAEMKAKASICISEDDTLIESLEIAKNRIQIMIDKGMENHKQVLQGLINRAEKRIAEIKSGEKPALTPDVNAKYYAEVVIDLDVIVEPMIADPDVNNKDVSKRYTHDTIRPISFYGDEKKVDLGFVGSCMVHKGDLKIVSQMLKNLEEQQGKVEFHAPLVVAAPTYNIIEELKSEGDWDVLQKYSGFEFDDNAPKVAARTEYENMMYLERPGCNLCMGNQEKAAKGDTVLATSTRLFQGRVVEDSERKKGESLLASTPVVVLSAILGRIPNISEYKAAVEGIDLTKFAPPIKTLSR; this is encoded by the coding sequence ATGAATATCTATCAGGACTACATTAAAGAGATTGAAGAAAGAAAAACCCAGGGGCTTCACCCGAAGCCGATTGACAGTGCCGAATTGCTGGGCGAAATCATCGCTCAAATCAAAGATCAGGCGAACGAGTACCGGGACGACTCTCTCAAATTTTTTATTTACAATACATTACCAGGTACTACGAGTGCTGCCGGCGTGAAAGCCCGGTTTTTGAAGGAAATCATCCTCGGCGAATCCGTAGTGGAGGAAATATCACCTGCATTTGCATTCGAGCTGCTTTCGCACATGAAAGGCGGGCCGTCCATCAGTGTATTGCTCGATCTGGCCCTGGGCGAAGATGCTGAAATCGCAAAACAAGCCGCCGACGTTCTGAAAACACAGGTTTTCCTGTACGACGCCGACACCGACCGGCTCAAAGAAGCATTCAAAAGCGGAAGCGAAATCGCGAAAGAGATTCTGGAAAGCTACGCGAAGGCCGAGTTCTTCACCAAGCTGCCCGAAGTTCCCGAAGAAATCAAAATAGTGACGTTTATCGCCGGCGAGGGCGACATTTCGACCGATTTGCTCTCTCCCGGCAACCAGGCGCACTCGCGCTCCGACCGTGAATTGCACGGCCAATGCATGATCACACCCAAAGCTCAGCAGGAGATTAAGCTGTTGCAGGAGGAGCATCCCGACAAGAGCGTGATGCTGATCGCTGAAAAAGGTACAATGGGTGTGGGTTCATCCCGGATGTCGGGTGTGAACAACGTGGCGCTCTGGACCGGCAAGCAGGCCAGCCCATACGTTCCATTCGTGAACATTGCGCCGATCGTGGGCGGTACCAACGGCATTTCGCCAATTTTCCTCACAACCGTAGACGTTACGGGCGGTATTGGTATCGACCTGAAAAACTGGGTTAAGAAAACAGACGAGCATGGTAATGTGGTCCGTAACGAAAACGGCGATCCCGTGCTGGAAGAAGTGTACTCGGTTGCTACCGGCACTGTTCTTACCATTAATACCAAAACCAAGAAACTTTACAACGGCGAGCAGGAGCTGATCGATATTTCAAAAGCGCTCACGCCGCAGAAGAAGGAATTTATCCGCGCAGGCGGCTCTTATGCCATTGTGTTTGGTAAAAAAATCCAGACAGTTGCCGCGAAAATCCTTGGTATCGAGCCTACGCCGGTTTTTGCTCCTTCGAAAGAGATTTCGAATGAAGGACAGGGATTGACGGCGGTTGAAAAGATCTTTAATAAAAATGCCGTCGGCGTTACGCCGGGCAAAATCCTGCACGCCGGCTCGGACGTTCGTGTGGAGGTAAATATCGTCGGCTCGCAGGATACGACGGGGCTGATGACCGCCCAGGAGCTGGAATCGATGGCGGCTACCGTGATTTCGCCGATTGTGGATGGAGCCTATCAGTCGGGTTGCCATACGGCGTCGGTTTGGGACAAAAAGGCGCAGGCTAACATTCCTAAGCTGATGAAGTTCATGAACGACTTCGGCCTCATCACCGCCCGCGACCCGAAAGGCGAATACCATTCGATGACCGACGTAATCCACAAGGTGCTGAACGACATCACAGTGGACGAATGGGCGATCATCATCGGTGGCGATTCCCACACAAGGATGTCCAAAGGTGTGGCCTTCGGTGCCGACTCGGGAACCGTGGCCATTGCACTTGCGACGGGCGAAGCTTCCATGCCGATCCCCGAATCCGTGAAAGTGACGTTCAAAGGCAGCATGAAAGAGCATATGGACTTCCGTGACGTCGTTCACGCAACCCAGGCTCAGATGTTGCAGCAGTTTGGAGGTGAAAACGTATTCCAGGGCCGCATCATCGAAGTACACATTGGAACACTTCCTGCCGACCAGGCATTTACATTCACCGACTGGACCGCGGAAATGAAGGCGAAAGCTTCTATCTGTATTTCAGAAGACGATACGCTGATCGAATCACTGGAAATTGCGAAAAACAGAATCCAGATCATGATCGACAAGGGTATGGAAAACCACAAGCAAGTGCTGCAAGGGTTGATCAACAGGGCCGAAAAGCGCATTGCCGAAATCAAATCCGGTGAAAAGCCAGCGCTTACTCCTGACGTCAACGCGAAATACTATGCGGAAGTGGTGATCGACCTCGACGTGATCGTGGAACCGATGATCGCCGACCCGGATGTGAATAATAAGGATGTATCAAAGCGCTACACGCACGATACGATCCGCCCGATTTCTTTCTACGGCGATGAGAAAAAGGTAGACCTCGGTTTTGTAGGCTCCTGCATGGTGCACAAAGGCGATTTGAAGATTGTTTCTCAAATGCTTAAAAACCTGGAAGAGCAGCAAGGCAAAGTGGAATTCCACGCACCGCTTGTGGTGGCCGCGCCTACCTACAACATCATCGAAGAGCTGAAAAGCGAAGGCGACTGGGATGTATTGCAGAAATACTCCGGTTTTGAATTCGACGACAATGCCCCGAAAGTAGCGGCACGCACGGAGTACGAAAACATGATGTACCTTGAACGCCCCGGCTGTAACCTTTGCATGGGTAACCAGGAAAAAGCGGCCAAAGGCGATACGGTACTGGCTACTTCTACACGTCTGTTCCAGGGCCGGGTTGTGGAAGATTCGGAACGCAAAAAAGGGGAATCGCTGCTCGCATCCACACCGGTGGTAGTGCTTTCGGCAATCCTGGGACGCATACCCAATATCAGTGAATACAAAGCTGCGGTAGAAGGCATTGACCTGACCAAGTTCGCACCACCCATCAAGACGCTAAGCAGATAG
- the topA gene encoding type I DNA topoisomerase codes for MSKNLVIVESPAKAKTIESYLGQDFTVKSSFGHVRDLPEHDMGVDVEHGFQPSYEISSDKVKVISELKKLAKDAEVWLATDDDREGEAISWHLKEALGLPDNTKRIVFREITKTALRNAIEKPRTIDTALVDAQQARRILDRLVGYELSPVLWKKIRIGKSNLSAGRVQSVAVRIIVEREREIDAFKSKSSFRVTAHFDLGNGKVLNAELAKNIPTEQEAQQFLEKCVGAEFSIRNLEVKPAKKSPAPPFTTSTLQQEASRKLSFSVAQTMTVAQRLYEAGKISYMRTDSTNLSEEALDKSKQQITKEYGIDYYNRRIFKTKSESAQEAHEAIRPTDFSTLLGSSDRNEQRLYELIWKRAIASQMSDAQLERTTATIGISTTSEELVAQGEVIKFEGFLKVYLESSDDEGDEEQKGMLPPLNIGQILKLADMKATERFTRNPPRYTEASLVKKLEEMGIGRPSTYAPTISTILKREYIVKEDRQGFEREFKEITLANEQIKSKVNKEVYGSEKAKLFPTSTGMVVNDFLVSHFQDIVDYSFTASVEKDFDHIADGQLEWQQMIKNFYTPFQKKVAEAREEAIDKSLTSRELGEDPATGKKVSVRIGKYGPYVQIGDVEDEEKPRFASLQKGQLMETITLDEAFELFKLPRQVGFFEDKDMIVNVGKFGPYVKHDGKYYSLAKTDDPMAVTEDRLVEIIEEKRLQDSNRTIKEFAEDPEAKVLNGRYGPYIAFGKKNVKIPKGTEPASLTYEQVLKLAAETPDKPAGRGGARKPAAAKAPAAKKPAAKKAAKK; via the coding sequence ATGTCAAAAAATCTGGTGATCGTAGAGTCACCGGCGAAGGCCAAAACCATTGAAAGTTACCTTGGGCAGGATTTCACTGTCAAGTCCAGTTTCGGACATGTCCGTGACCTCCCGGAGCATGATATGGGTGTTGATGTTGAGCATGGTTTCCAACCCTCTTACGAAATCTCCTCCGATAAAGTCAAAGTCATTTCAGAGCTCAAAAAACTGGCAAAAGATGCAGAAGTTTGGCTCGCAACCGATGATGACCGCGAGGGAGAAGCGATTTCCTGGCATTTGAAAGAAGCGCTGGGGCTTCCCGACAATACCAAGCGGATCGTGTTTCGTGAGATCACCAAAACTGCTCTGCGGAACGCCATCGAAAAGCCGCGGACCATCGACACGGCCCTGGTAGACGCCCAGCAGGCACGCCGTATCCTCGACCGCCTCGTGGGCTACGAGCTTTCCCCGGTACTCTGGAAAAAGATCCGGATCGGTAAATCGAACCTCTCGGCCGGCCGTGTACAATCGGTAGCCGTACGTATAATAGTGGAGCGCGAACGTGAGATTGATGCATTTAAAAGCAAAAGCAGTTTCAGGGTAACCGCGCATTTCGACCTGGGCAATGGCAAAGTACTGAATGCGGAGCTCGCCAAGAACATCCCTACCGAGCAGGAAGCGCAACAGTTCCTCGAAAAATGCGTCGGGGCCGAATTCTCGATCCGTAACCTTGAAGTAAAACCAGCCAAAAAATCACCTGCACCGCCATTCACAACTTCTACCCTACAACAGGAAGCATCCCGCAAGCTGAGTTTTTCCGTTGCGCAAACGATGACCGTCGCGCAGCGTCTGTACGAAGCCGGTAAGATTTCCTATATGCGTACCGACTCGACTAACCTGTCGGAAGAAGCGTTGGATAAGTCAAAGCAGCAGATCACGAAAGAATACGGGATCGATTACTATAACCGCCGTATTTTCAAAACCAAGTCCGAATCCGCACAGGAAGCGCACGAAGCGATCCGTCCTACCGATTTTTCTACGCTGCTAGGCAGCAGCGACCGCAACGAGCAACGCCTGTACGAGCTGATCTGGAAGCGCGCCATCGCATCGCAGATGTCGGACGCCCAGCTGGAACGCACCACGGCCACGATCGGCATTTCGACCACTTCGGAAGAGCTGGTAGCGCAAGGCGAGGTGATCAAATTCGAAGGTTTCCTGAAAGTATACCTCGAATCGAGCGACGACGAAGGTGACGAGGAACAAAAAGGAATGCTCCCGCCGCTGAACATCGGCCAGATCCTCAAACTGGCGGATATGAAGGCAACAGAGCGCTTCACCCGTAACCCGCCACGCTATACGGAGGCGAGTTTGGTAAAAAAATTGGAAGAAATGGGAATCGGACGGCCATCTACATACGCGCCGACGATTTCGACGATCCTGAAACGGGAATATATAGTAAAAGAAGACCGTCAGGGTTTTGAAAGGGAATTCAAAGAAATCACCCTTGCCAATGAGCAGATCAAGAGCAAGGTAAATAAAGAAGTATACGGCTCGGAGAAGGCCAAGCTCTTCCCGACCAGCACCGGTATGGTGGTGAACGACTTCCTCGTAAGCCATTTCCAGGACATTGTCGATTATTCCTTCACCGCGAGCGTTGAAAAAGACTTTGACCACATTGCCGACGGCCAGCTGGAATGGCAGCAGATGATCAAGAACTTCTACACGCCGTTCCAAAAGAAAGTAGCCGAGGCACGTGAGGAAGCCATTGACAAGAGCCTGACCTCACGTGAACTGGGCGAAGATCCTGCAACGGGCAAAAAAGTATCCGTGCGGATCGGGAAATACGGCCCCTATGTGCAGATCGGTGATGTGGAAGATGAAGAAAAACCGCGTTTTGCCAGCTTGCAGAAAGGCCAGCTGATGGAAACCATCACATTGGACGAAGCATTTGAGCTTTTCAAACTGCCGCGCCAGGTGGGTTTCTTTGAGGATAAAGACATGATCGTGAACGTCGGCAAATTCGGTCCGTACGTGAAACACGACGGCAAATATTACTCGCTGGCCAAAACGGATGATCCGATGGCGGTGACAGAAGACCGATTGGTTGAAATCATTGAAGAAAAGCGCTTGCAGGACTCCAACCGCACCATTAAAGAATTTGCGGAAGATCCCGAGGCGAAGGTTTTGAACGGCCGTTACGGGCCCTACATTGCTTTTGGAAAAAAGAATGTAAAAATCCCGAAAGGCACCGAGCCGGCATCGCTCACTTACGAGCAGGTGTTGAAACTGGCCGCTGAGACGCCCGACAAGCCTGCGGGACGGGGCGGCGCGAGAAAACCGGCCGCGGCCAAAGCGCCTGCGGCGAAGAAGCCGGCTGCCAAGAAAGCCGCCAAAAAGTAG
- a CDS encoding SIR2 family NAD-dependent protein deacylase, which yields MKKLVVLSGAGISAESGISTFRDHNGLWDNYRIEDVATPEAWIRNQELVLDFYNQRRKQAADVKPNAAHYALAELEKHFDVTIITQNVDNLHEIAGSTNVIHLHGELFKSRSTKDPRLVYQMTGWELKTGDLCELGSQLRPHIVWFGEEVPMMDIAVDVTEQADMFLVIGTSLAVYPAAGLVHYVPTRKRIYIVDPAKPDITLKSNMVFIQEKATTGMQTLIKKYLLPES from the coding sequence ATGAAAAAACTGGTTGTACTTTCCGGAGCAGGTATCAGCGCTGAGAGCGGGATCAGTACTTTTAGGGACCATAACGGGCTTTGGGATAATTACCGGATAGAGGATGTGGCCACACCGGAAGCCTGGATTCGTAACCAGGAGCTCGTGCTGGATTTCTACAACCAGCGGCGCAAGCAGGCTGCCGACGTGAAGCCCAACGCCGCACACTATGCATTGGCCGAGCTGGAAAAGCATTTCGACGTGACGATTATCACGCAAAATGTCGATAACCTGCACGAAATCGCGGGCTCCACGAATGTAATCCATCTACACGGCGAGCTCTTCAAATCGCGCAGCACCAAAGATCCCAGGCTGGTGTACCAAATGACTGGCTGGGAGCTCAAAACAGGCGATTTGTGCGAGCTGGGAAGCCAGCTGCGCCCGCATATCGTGTGGTTTGGCGAGGAGGTGCCGATGATGGATATAGCCGTGGATGTGACCGAGCAGGCCGACATGTTCCTGGTGATAGGCACGTCGCTGGCCGTCTATCCGGCGGCAGGGCTCGTGCATTACGTACCTACCCGCAAACGCATTTACATTGTGGACCCGGCCAAACCGGATATTACATTAAAATCGAACATGGTGTTCATTCAGGAAAAGGCAACGACCGGAATGCAAACGCTGATCAAGAAATATTTACTACCTGAATCATAA
- a CDS encoding bifunctional 5,10-methylenetetrahydrofolate dehydrogenase/5,10-methenyltetrahydrofolate cyclohydrolase translates to MQLLDGKAISSQIKSEIKAEVEQWVAGGGKKPHLAAILVGQDGASETYVASKIRSCEEIGFTSTLLRFEADITEAQLLEAVESLNNDPDVDGFIVQLPLPKHISENTVMEAVNPAKDVDGFHPINVGRMCKGLPAYISATPFGILEMLIRAGIETSGKHCVVIGRSQIVGLPMSILMQRNTFPGNCTVTITHSKTQNLKEICQSADILIVALGRPEFVKADYVKEGAVVVDVGITRVADATKKSGFSIKGDVDFNDVAPKASFITPVPGGVGLMTICGLLTNTFKAAKKEIYK, encoded by the coding sequence ATGCAACTACTCGACGGGAAAGCTATTTCTTCCCAAATAAAATCCGAAATCAAGGCCGAGGTGGAACAATGGGTCGCCGGAGGTGGCAAAAAGCCGCATTTGGCAGCTATTCTTGTAGGCCAGGACGGCGCGAGTGAAACGTACGTCGCTTCCAAAATCCGCAGCTGTGAAGAAATCGGCTTCACTTCTACCCTGCTTCGGTTCGAGGCAGACATCACCGAGGCGCAGCTTCTCGAAGCCGTCGAATCGCTGAACAACGATCCCGACGTGGACGGTTTTATTGTACAGCTTCCGCTGCCGAAACACATTTCTGAAAACACGGTGATGGAAGCCGTGAATCCCGCGAAAGACGTGGACGGTTTTCACCCGATCAACGTGGGAAGAATGTGCAAAGGCCTGCCGGCCTACATTTCCGCAACACCGTTCGGTATACTCGAAATGCTCATCCGCGCGGGCATCGAAACGAGCGGCAAGCATTGCGTGGTAATTGGCCGGAGCCAGATTGTGGGCCTGCCGATGAGCATTCTCATGCAGCGCAACACCTTCCCCGGCAACTGCACGGTGACAATCACGCACAGCAAAACGCAAAACCTGAAAGAGATCTGCCAGTCGGCCGACATCCTGATCGTCGCATTGGGCCGTCCGGAATTCGTGAAAGCGGATTACGTGAAGGAAGGCGCGGTGGTGGTGGACGTGGGCATTACCCGCGTAGCCGACGCAACCAAGAAAAGCGGCTTCTCGATCAAAGGCGATGTCGATTTCAACGACGTAGCACCCAAAGCCAGCTTTATTACCCCGGTTCCGGGCGGCGTAGGGTTGATGACCATCTGCGGGTTGCTAACTAATACTTTCAAGGCGGCTAAGAAGGAGATTTATAAGTAG
- a CDS encoding helix-turn-helix transcriptional regulator, whose product MSIVSNNIKYLRRLNGLTQEQFARKIAIKRSLLGAYEEARANPNLTNLKNMAAAFGVSVDNLLKNDLRKLRETPEMSLPLTTSRQMTVSHSGLPQSTPTRTPGYTEPQPLSKIIETYQQPEQPLRQVSRQINLKPVGGEMQQPVQHFNAASPQALPFNQPGAAQQGAAQPNAAQPGAAQQEVFQQPNFQQPAPSRTAATYQQPAAVPAAAQPAGFPTFNNQYQSPQFNAAVEQPAQHFPTIQWVARNQQADYIANFQNPHYLNALPLFQLPNLPTGYYRAFESGEDFTYPGSILVGTFIRNWYDIKDGMQYVFLLRSHGLIYRNVFNQVKTAGTLLLTSDNASIADLEIPLQDVLEVWEVKAFVSVQMPVPQPSLERVAQLVDELQMELSQYRQ is encoded by the coding sequence ATGAGCATCGTCAGCAATAACATCAAGTATCTCAGAAGGCTCAACGGCCTGACGCAGGAACAGTTTGCCCGTAAGATCGCGATCAAGAGATCGTTACTGGGCGCTTACGAAGAGGCGCGGGCCAACCCCAACCTTACTAATCTCAAAAACATGGCCGCCGCTTTCGGGGTTAGCGTTGATAATTTGCTAAAAAACGACCTCCGAAAACTAAGGGAAACGCCGGAAATGTCGCTCCCGCTTACTACCTCGCGGCAAATGACGGTTTCCCACTCGGGCCTGCCCCAGTCTACCCCTACACGCACGCCTGGGTACACGGAGCCGCAGCCATTGTCTAAGATCATCGAAACATACCAGCAGCCCGAGCAGCCGCTCAGGCAGGTTTCCAGGCAGATTAACCTGAAACCGGTCGGCGGTGAAATGCAGCAGCCCGTGCAGCATTTCAATGCAGCCAGTCCGCAGGCGCTGCCGTTTAACCAGCCGGGTGCAGCCCAGCAGGGTGCGGCCCAGCCGAATGCGGCCCAGCCGGGTGCGGCCCAACAGGAAGTTTTTCAGCAACCGAACTTTCAGCAGCCAGCTCCCAGCAGGACGGCAGCGACATACCAGCAGCCGGCAGCGGTTCCGGCAGCGGCGCAGCCGGCCGGGTTTCCGACATTTAATAATCAATATCAAAGTCCACAATTCAATGCGGCGGTGGAACAGCCTGCGCAACACTTCCCTACCATTCAATGGGTGGCGCGTAATCAGCAGGCCGATTACATTGCCAATTTTCAGAATCCGCATTATTTGAATGCATTGCCGCTTTTCCAGCTGCCTAACCTGCCGACGGGCTATTATCGTGCATTCGAAAGCGGCGAGGACTTCACCTACCCCGGCTCGATTCTCGTGGGCACATTCATTCGCAACTGGTACGATATCAAGGACGGCATGCAGTATGTTTTCCTGCTCCGAAGCCACGGACTGATTTACAGAAATGTATTCAATCAGGTGAAAACGGCCGGCACTTTGCTGCTTACCTCCGATAATGCGTCTATTGCGGACCTGGAAATTCCATTGCAGGATGTGCTGGAAGTGTGGGAAGTGAAGGCTTTTGTAAGCGTGCAAATGCCTGTGCCTCAACCTTCACTCGAAAGGGTGGCTCAGCTCGTGGATGAATTGCAAATGGAGCTGAGCCAGTACCGTCAGTAA